One genomic region from Dehalobacter restrictus DSM 9455 encodes:
- a CDS encoding NYN domain-containing protein, with amino-acid sequence MKAIAFVDYENIWEGLHEYGYRLMPEEFIQLLEDYADHIGVDLKAVYLYANFDKEEFWRTQTAFEKKNIFTRHVYGKNNYVNTEIRANAADTELMLEVQEILVTRPKSAELFLLFTSDGDFLPIIRRIRAWGKEVRIIGVKDKINHLLIPYCESLDVFFNLLNKDSAKYMPVDDFPIGIELIAEMQMRLPYVASTRARSYLSTKLGRTASEVKDFIQYLLTENCLIEKEFRDPNLVIKKTKIYLLNLVNPLITEILGSNLTEQLAARYARLSSEIVEK; translated from the coding sequence TTGAAGGCAATAGCATTTGTTGATTACGAAAATATCTGGGAAGGCCTTCACGAATACGGCTACAGGCTGATGCCCGAGGAGTTTATTCAGCTCCTGGAGGACTATGCGGATCATATTGGAGTGGATCTAAAAGCCGTCTATTTGTATGCGAATTTTGACAAGGAAGAATTCTGGAGGACCCAAACTGCCTTTGAAAAGAAAAACATCTTCACGCGTCATGTCTATGGGAAAAATAACTATGTGAACACCGAAATCCGTGCAAATGCGGCGGATACGGAACTGATGCTGGAGGTTCAGGAAATTCTGGTGACCAGACCGAAATCTGCAGAACTATTTCTTTTATTTACAAGTGATGGCGATTTCCTGCCTATTATCCGAAGAATCCGTGCCTGGGGGAAAGAAGTCCGAATCATCGGTGTTAAAGACAAAATCAATCACTTGCTGATTCCTTACTGTGAAAGTCTGGATGTTTTCTTTAATCTTCTCAATAAGGATTCTGCCAAGTATATGCCGGTTGATGATTTTCCGATAGGAATCGAATTAATTGCTGAGATGCAGATGAGACTGCCCTATGTTGCTTCCACCAGGGCTCGGTCGTATTTAAGTACCAAGCTAGGAAGAACGGCCTCTGAAGTCAAAGATTTTATCCAGTACCTTTTGACGGAGAACTGCCTGATAGAAAAAGAATTCCGTGATCCAAACCTTGTCATCAAAAAGACCAAGATCTATTTGTTAAACCTGGTCAACCCATTGATCACAGAAATCCTGGGCAGTAATCTGACAGAACAGCTTGCAGCCCGTTATGCAAGATTGAGTTCAGAGATTGTTGAGAAGTAA
- a CDS encoding MarR family winged helix-turn-helix transcriptional regulator, with translation MNNLYGTLNELLVKLFNDILQIEELSLKENEFSDLSITEIHVIEAIGLTKRNMSSVARDLDITIGTLTFSVNNLVQKGYVNRIRSDDDRRIVLVSLTDKGVQAYKHHAGFHDEMIQTTISRLSDEEMEVLVSALENINGYFKVKYNLKKREK, from the coding sequence ATGAATAATCTTTATGGGACTTTAAATGAACTCCTGGTAAAACTATTCAACGACATTCTCCAAATCGAAGAACTGTCCCTTAAGGAGAATGAATTTAGCGACCTCTCTATTACAGAAATACATGTAATTGAAGCAATTGGCCTCACAAAGCGCAACATGTCTTCTGTAGCCAGAGACTTGGATATTACGATCGGGACTCTTACCTTTTCGGTTAACAACCTTGTGCAGAAAGGCTATGTGAACCGGATCAGAAGTGATGATGACCGACGGATTGTGCTAGTTTCTCTTACCGACAAAGGTGTACAGGCTTATAAGCATCACGCCGGGTTTCATGATGAAATGATCCAAACAACCATTTCCCGACTTTCGGATGAGGAAATGGAAGTACTTGTCTCGGCTCTCGAAAATATTAACGGGTATTTTAAGGTCAAGTACAATTTGAAAAAAAGAGAAAAATAA
- the mobA gene encoding molybdenum cofactor guanylyltransferase produces MGVEKKKLEITGVLFAGGESKRMGQNKAFLEIGGKPLLERNLEVLDSICSEVLISCREPEQYSGYGYQAVADQIKGKGPMGGLYSVLPVAKYDYVFVAACDMPFLNSEAIAYIYERIEDYKLVLPYVRDRLHPLHAFYHKKVLKVVEKRIKEDKLRLFDIADECRHKIVNISEEMEGSMLKEMIEESFLNVNTPQEWELILQKIQ; encoded by the coding sequence ATGGGCGTGGAAAAGAAAAAGCTGGAGATCACAGGAGTGCTATTTGCCGGAGGAGAAAGCAAAAGAATGGGCCAGAACAAGGCATTCCTTGAGATAGGCGGAAAACCGCTTCTGGAAAGAAATCTGGAAGTGCTGGACAGTATCTGTAGTGAAGTCCTTATCAGCTGCAGGGAGCCTGAACAATATTCTGGATACGGTTATCAGGCGGTTGCCGACCAAATCAAAGGTAAAGGGCCGATGGGCGGGCTGTATTCCGTCCTTCCGGTGGCTAAGTATGACTATGTCTTCGTGGCTGCCTGTGATATGCCGTTCTTAAACAGTGAAGCCATTGCCTATATTTATGAACGGATTGAGGATTATAAGTTGGTTCTCCCGTATGTTCGGGACAGACTACATCCGCTGCACGCCTTTTACCACAAAAAAGTGCTTAAAGTTGTCGAGAAACGGATTAAAGAGGACAAACTGCGTCTATTTGATATTGCTGATGAATGCAGGCATAAGATCGTGAATATTTCTGAGGAGATGGAAGGCAGCATGCTGAAGGAAATGATCGAGGAAAGTTTCCTGAATGTCAATACGCCTCAGGAGTGGGAACTCATTTTACAAAAAATCCAATAA
- a CDS encoding CoA-disulfide reductase has protein sequence MRKKIVIVGGVAGGATTAARLRRLDEKSEIVIFERGEHISFANCGLPYFIGGVIKGRDKLLVQTVKGMTNRFNLDIRTKSEVIAINRQDKKIQVKNLDTGVVYEESYDILILSPGASPIVPGIEGSTGNPRVFSLRTIPDAEAIDSYIDQNQAKTAVVVGGGFIGLEMAENLKERNLDVYLVEATDQVQPSLDYEIASLLHTHLREKGVRMILKDSVVKLEGSKVYLQSSQEIEADMIVMAIGVRPENMLAVQAGLETGERGAIRVNGYLQTSDENIYAIGDAIEVKNYVTGLPTNIPLAWPANRQGRLLADNLYGNRKPYRGTLGTSVAKVFDLTAASTGINEKTAAKMGIPYRVIHIHPNSHAGYYPGSTVLDMKMVFTEDGKILGAQAVGRKGAEKRIDVIATAIKGNLTVYDLQDLELAYAPPYSSGKDPVNMIGYAAANLLDHMVKTVQYHEIDDIVAAGNILVDVRQPEEVELGKINGSINIPLPELRKRLGELPKDKPVYLTCQIGLRGYIAARILQQHGYDPINLDGGFRTYTSVYWAVEKKDKGAVKVDDTGKAFTESPEAKIAADKVIDCCGLQCPGPIKQVFENMKLLEGGQVLEILVTDPGFARDIEAWCSKTGNTLLKTELNGDYLKAYLRKGSVKPADQPQVNVVVEEKPKSATLIVFEQNMDKALASFIIATGAASMGKEVTMFFTFWGLNILKKHDAPKVSKDSLEKAFGIMMPRGPRKLPISNMNMGGMGARMIKYVMKKKNVDSLEELLHNAMKMGIKIVACSMSMDVMGIKKEELIDGVEIGGVATMLAKSEESNLNLFF, from the coding sequence ATGCGTAAAAAAATTGTGATTGTCGGTGGGGTGGCTGGAGGAGCAACCACTGCTGCAAGATTAAGAAGACTCGATGAAAAATCGGAAATTGTTATATTCGAAAGAGGGGAACATATTTCTTTTGCGAATTGCGGACTGCCCTATTTTATTGGAGGCGTGATTAAAGGACGGGATAAACTTCTTGTCCAGACCGTTAAAGGAATGACAAACAGATTCAATCTGGACATCCGGACAAAATCAGAAGTAATCGCGATTAATCGGCAGGATAAAAAGATCCAGGTAAAAAACCTCGACACGGGTGTCGTCTATGAGGAAAGCTATGATATTCTAATTCTTTCGCCCGGAGCGAGTCCTATCGTTCCGGGGATTGAGGGCAGCACCGGAAACCCGAGGGTATTCTCGCTTCGAACAATTCCCGATGCCGAAGCCATTGACAGTTATATTGATCAAAATCAGGCCAAAACAGCGGTCGTTGTAGGCGGCGGATTTATCGGCCTGGAAATGGCCGAAAACCTGAAAGAACGTAACCTTGATGTCTATCTGGTTGAAGCTACCGATCAGGTACAGCCCTCACTGGATTATGAAATAGCGAGTCTTCTGCACACCCATCTCCGCGAAAAAGGTGTCAGGATGATTCTTAAGGACAGTGTCGTGAAGCTTGAAGGATCAAAGGTCTATCTTCAGAGCAGCCAGGAGATTGAAGCAGATATGATCGTGATGGCTATCGGCGTTCGTCCGGAAAACATGCTCGCTGTTCAGGCCGGCCTGGAGACCGGCGAAAGAGGAGCTATCCGGGTCAATGGATATCTGCAGACCAGTGATGAAAACATCTATGCAATCGGTGATGCGATTGAAGTAAAAAACTATGTCACAGGACTTCCGACAAACATACCTCTGGCCTGGCCGGCAAACAGACAGGGCAGGCTTCTGGCCGACAATTTGTATGGCAACCGTAAGCCTTACCGGGGGACTCTAGGAACTTCTGTTGCCAAAGTATTTGATTTGACGGCCGCTTCCACGGGCATCAATGAAAAAACAGCAGCTAAAATGGGAATACCGTATAGGGTCATTCATATTCACCCCAATTCCCATGCCGGATACTATCCAGGTTCGACAGTGCTCGATATGAAGATGGTCTTTACTGAAGACGGCAAAATACTTGGTGCGCAGGCCGTCGGGCGCAAGGGTGCAGAAAAGAGAATTGATGTAATTGCAACGGCTATCAAAGGCAATTTAACGGTTTATGACCTTCAGGATCTGGAATTGGCCTATGCACCGCCTTATTCCTCAGGGAAAGACCCGGTCAATATGATTGGGTATGCCGCGGCCAATTTGCTGGATCATATGGTCAAGACTGTTCAATACCATGAAATCGACGATATTGTCGCTGCTGGAAACATTTTGGTTGACGTCAGGCAACCTGAAGAAGTAGAACTGGGCAAGATCAACGGGTCAATCAATATCCCGCTTCCGGAGCTCAGAAAGAGGCTTGGGGAGTTGCCGAAAGATAAGCCGGTTTACCTGACGTGCCAGATTGGCCTTAGGGGATATATTGCGGCTAGGATCCTTCAACAGCATGGTTATGACCCGATCAACCTTGACGGAGGTTTCCGGACGTATACCAGTGTTTACTGGGCGGTTGAAAAGAAGGATAAAGGAGCGGTAAAAGTTGATGATACCGGAAAAGCTTTTACCGAATCCCCGGAGGCCAAAATCGCAGCGGATAAAGTGATCGACTGTTGTGGTCTACAGTGTCCTGGACCGATCAAACAGGTATTTGAAAATATGAAACTCCTAGAAGGAGGCCAGGTCCTGGAAATCTTGGTTACGGATCCCGGCTTTGCGAGGGATATTGAGGCCTGGTGCAGCAAGACCGGCAATACGCTGCTTAAAACAGAATTAAACGGGGATTATCTGAAAGCCTATCTGCGCAAAGGAAGCGTGAAGCCCGCCGACCAGCCGCAGGTAAACGTTGTGGTGGAGGAAAAACCCAAGAGCGCGACGCTGATTGTATTCGAGCAGAATATGGATAAAGCCTTGGCCTCATTTATCATTGCAACCGGTGCGGCATCCATGGGTAAAGAAGTGACGATGTTTTTCACATTTTGGGGGCTGAATATTCTTAAGAAACATGACGCGCCTAAGGTAAGCAAGGATTCCCTGGAGAAAGCCTTTGGCATCATGATGCCCCGCGGACCAAGAAAACTGCCTATCTCCAATATGAATATGGGTGGTATGGGTGCGAGAATGATCAAGTATGTCATGAAAAAGAAAAATGTTGATAGTTTAGAAGAACTGCTGCACAATGCGATGAAAATGGGTATTAAGATCGTAGCCTGCTCCATGTCGATGGATGTGATGGGCATCAAGAAGGAAGAACTGATCGATGGCGTAGAAATCGGCGGTGTTGCCACAATGCTTGCCAAGTCTGAGGAATCAAACTTGAATCTATTTTTCTAA
- the groL gene encoding chaperonin GroEL (60 kDa chaperone family; promotes refolding of misfolded polypeptides especially under stressful conditions; forms two stacked rings of heptamers to form a barrel-shaped 14mer; ends can be capped by GroES; misfolded proteins enter the barrel where they are refolded when GroES binds) encodes MAKQIIFNEDARHAMERGVNKLAEAVRVTLGPKGRNVVLDKKFGSPLITNDGVTIARDIDLEDPFENMGAQLVKEVATKTNDVAGDGTTTATVLAQAIIREGLKNVAAGANPMEIKRGIEKAVEAIVADVKANAKTVESKEAIAQVASISASDTTIGSLIAEAMEKVGKDGVITVEEAKGMTTELEVVEGMQFDRGYVSAYMITDTDKMEAILNDPFILITDKKISAIADILPVLEKVVQAGRPLLIIAEDLEGEAMATLIVNKLRGTFTAVGVKAPGFGDRRKAMLEDIAVLTGGQVITEDLGLKLENTSLDMLGRCRQVKITKEETTIVDGNGDQQAISARVESIKKMIEETTSDYDKEKLQERLAKLAGGVAVIQVGAATETEMKEKKLRIEDALAATRAAVEEGIVAGGGTTYLDAIAALDNVDVSGDQKTGVAIIRKALEEPVRQIANNAGLEGSVVVEKVRNSSRGVGFNAMTEVYEDMIAAGIVDPAKVTRSALQHAASISAMLLTTECLVCDLPEKENPAAAMGGMGGMGGMGGMM; translated from the coding sequence GTGGCTAAACAAATCATTTTTAACGAAGATGCCCGCCATGCCATGGAGCGTGGTGTCAATAAGCTTGCGGAAGCTGTCCGCGTTACATTGGGACCCAAAGGCCGCAATGTTGTTTTGGATAAAAAATTTGGTTCCCCGCTAATCACCAATGATGGTGTGACGATCGCCAGAGATATTGATCTGGAAGACCCGTTTGAAAATATGGGAGCACAGCTTGTAAAAGAAGTTGCTACCAAGACAAACGATGTAGCCGGTGACGGCACGACCACAGCGACCGTTCTGGCTCAGGCCATTATTCGTGAAGGTCTGAAGAACGTTGCTGCCGGCGCTAATCCGATGGAAATCAAACGCGGTATTGAAAAAGCTGTAGAAGCGATTGTTGCTGACGTTAAAGCAAATGCCAAGACTGTAGAAAGCAAAGAAGCCATAGCTCAGGTTGCTTCGATTTCCGCTTCTGATACAACGATCGGCAGTCTGATTGCCGAGGCTATGGAAAAGGTCGGCAAAGACGGTGTTATCACTGTTGAAGAAGCCAAAGGCATGACCACTGAACTGGAAGTTGTTGAAGGAATGCAGTTTGACCGTGGGTATGTTTCCGCCTATATGATCACCGATACCGATAAAATGGAAGCTATCTTAAACGATCCATTCATTCTGATCACCGACAAGAAGATCAGTGCGATTGCAGATATCCTTCCTGTTCTGGAAAAAGTAGTTCAGGCTGGCAGACCGCTCCTGATCATCGCTGAAGATCTGGAAGGCGAAGCTATGGCTACCCTGATTGTCAATAAACTCCGCGGAACCTTTACGGCCGTAGGCGTTAAGGCTCCCGGTTTTGGAGACCGCCGCAAAGCGATGCTCGAAGACATTGCTGTTCTGACCGGCGGACAGGTCATCACTGAAGACCTCGGCCTCAAACTGGAAAATACTTCGCTGGATATGCTCGGACGCTGCCGACAGGTCAAAATAACCAAGGAAGAAACGACCATCGTTGATGGCAACGGCGACCAACAGGCTATCAGTGCCCGTGTTGAATCCATCAAGAAAATGATTGAAGAAACAACCTCCGACTATGACAAAGAAAAACTCCAGGAACGTCTGGCTAAACTGGCCGGCGGCGTTGCCGTCATCCAGGTTGGAGCAGCTACCGAAACTGAAATGAAAGAAAAGAAACTGCGCATTGAGGACGCTCTGGCAGCTACTCGCGCCGCAGTCGAAGAAGGCATTGTTGCCGGTGGCGGCACAACTTATCTTGATGCAATTGCTGCACTTGATAACGTTGACGTATCCGGCGATCAGAAAACCGGAGTGGCTATTATCCGTAAAGCACTGGAAGAGCCTGTCAGACAGATTGCTAATAATGCTGGTCTCGAAGGTTCCGTCGTTGTGGAAAAAGTCCGCAACAGCTCTAGAGGCGTAGGCTTCAACGCGATGACTGAAGTTTATGAGGATATGATTGCAGCCGGTATCGTTGACCCGGCGAAAGTAACCCGTTCGGCTCTGCAGCACGCAGCTTCGATCTCCGCTATGCTCTTAACCACAGAGTGCCTCGTTTGCGACCTGCCTGAGAAAGAAAATCCAGCAGCTGCCATGGGCGGCATGGGTGGCATGGGCGGAATGGGCGGCATGATGTAG
- a CDS encoding DegV family protein, giving the protein MSVRIITDSTSDLPGYLIEKYNIIVVSLKVLFGEEEYRDGVDITNEEFYAKMARHKELPTTAQVNPGEFVEEFTKHVDQGDEIIGIFISSKLSGTYNSAVMAREIINKGRIYVIDSNSATFGLGLLVVEAAEMAAAGKSAEDIVQTIEILKDQVQFYGVIDNLENLKKGGRLSATSAFAGSILGIKPIISIKDGAVIVVGKARGRKKAFFWILENLKNNHVDLNNKRICIAQAAAPESLEEFRQIILKEYVPKEIVVFSLGPVIGTHAGAGCIGISCFG; this is encoded by the coding sequence ATGTCAGTTAGAATTATTACGGACAGTACAAGTGATCTCCCCGGCTATTTGATAGAGAAATATAACATTATTGTCGTGTCGTTGAAAGTCCTGTTTGGGGAAGAGGAATATAGAGACGGCGTTGATATTACCAACGAAGAGTTTTATGCCAAAATGGCAAGACATAAAGAACTACCGACGACAGCCCAGGTGAATCCGGGTGAGTTTGTCGAGGAATTTACCAAACATGTAGACCAAGGCGATGAAATCATCGGTATTTTTATTTCTTCCAAGCTGAGCGGAACGTATAATTCCGCTGTAATGGCCAGGGAGATCATAAATAAGGGCAGAATCTATGTAATCGACTCTAATAGCGCTACTTTCGGACTTGGACTATTGGTCGTTGAGGCAGCCGAGATGGCTGCTGCAGGTAAAAGTGCGGAGGATATTGTTCAAACAATTGAGATTCTGAAAGATCAGGTTCAATTCTATGGCGTTATTGACAATCTAGAGAATCTGAAAAAAGGCGGAAGACTATCAGCGACCAGTGCATTTGCCGGCAGTATCCTGGGTATAAAGCCAATTATTTCTATCAAAGACGGAGCGGTCATTGTCGTAGGAAAAGCCAGAGGAAGAAAGAAAGCCTTCTTTTGGATTCTGGAGAACCTAAAAAACAACCATGTGGATTTAAATAATAAGAGAATTTGTATTGCGCAGGCTGCAGCACCTGAGAGTCTGGAGGAATTTAGACAGATCATTCTCAAAGAATATGTGCCAAAAGAAATTGTGGTATTTTCGCTGGGCCCTGTGATTGGAACTCACGCTGGCGCAGGCTGCATAGGAATAAGCTGTTTCGGATAG
- the fdhF gene encoding formate dehydrogenase subunit alpha has translation MEKVQLQIDGKTVLASAKSTILEACRKNGISVPTLCHAPELTNWGACRLCMVEVEGMRNLATACTMEVQQGMVVRTSTPEIREARRTILELILANHDIDCLTCEKMGNCDLSRYAYEYQVKGNTFQGEKRCSDPDDSNPFIFRDMNKCILCGKCVRACAEIQVNNVLDYSKRGFETQVSPAFNLPYGDSDCVFCGSCLAVCPVGALTEKQMIGKGRPWEIKKVRTTCPYCGTGCNFDLNVKDGKVIGVTSSSDAPVNGRALCVKGRFGYDTIHSPNRLQAPLIRKDGELVEADWDEALDLIAEKFTAIKAENGPDSLGALSSARCINEDNYLMQKLMRAVIGTNNIDHCARTUHAPSVAGLATSFGSGAMTNSIGEIPHSKVIFVIGSNTTEAHPVIGGKIKQAVRNGCRLIVADPRGIELTGFAEVWMRLRPGTDITLVNGLMHIILNQGWEDRSFIEKRTEGYEGLKVILPKYTPEYVSRVTGVQEELLYQAAEIYATAESAQIFYTLGITEHITGTDNVMSLANLAMLTGNLGKENSGVNPLRGQNNVQGACDMGALPNFFPGYQKVEDEKARDKFEKVWGVPLNPNKGYMIPDMFEASLKGKLKAMYIMGEDPVSTDADAHHVRKGLQALDFLVVQDIFLTETAKLADVVLPGVSYAEKTGTFTNTERRVQMVNKAVEPAEGAKPDWQIISAIANRMGSDFNYHSTADIMNEVSSLAPQYAGISHERLGTHGLQWPVTCETHPGTPILHMDGCTRGNGLFMPIEARVSDELPDKDYPFLLSTGRKLSHYNISTRYSDVLSAYSAEEFAEVNPEDARNLNVCDGEKVRVSSRRGEVDTKVRVTDKVPPGMIFMTFHYVDSPVNVLTNAACDKVSGTYEYKVCAVRISK, from the coding sequence GTGGAAAAGGTTCAACTCCAAATTGACGGAAAAACTGTATTGGCCTCAGCAAAATCTACGATTTTGGAAGCTTGCCGGAAAAACGGGATTTCTGTTCCGACACTGTGCCATGCTCCCGAACTGACCAACTGGGGCGCTTGCAGGTTGTGCATGGTCGAAGTAGAAGGCATGCGAAACCTGGCTACAGCATGTACGATGGAAGTACAACAGGGGATGGTCGTAAGGACTTCAACACCGGAAATTAGGGAAGCCCGCAGAACTATCCTGGAATTGATTTTAGCGAACCATGATATTGACTGCCTAACCTGCGAAAAGATGGGCAACTGCGATCTTTCCCGTTATGCTTATGAATATCAGGTTAAAGGAAATACTTTTCAGGGAGAGAAACGCTGCTCTGACCCGGACGACAGCAATCCGTTCATTTTTCGGGATATGAATAAATGCATTTTATGCGGCAAATGCGTAAGGGCTTGTGCCGAGATTCAGGTCAATAATGTTCTAGACTATTCCAAACGCGGTTTTGAAACTCAGGTCTCACCTGCTTTTAACCTGCCGTACGGTGACTCGGATTGTGTATTCTGCGGCTCATGTCTGGCCGTTTGTCCGGTTGGCGCACTGACTGAAAAACAAATGATCGGCAAAGGACGTCCCTGGGAAATCAAAAAAGTTCGGACCACGTGTCCTTACTGCGGAACAGGTTGCAATTTTGACCTGAACGTCAAGGACGGCAAAGTGATCGGAGTAACCTCCAGTTCCGATGCACCGGTTAATGGCAGGGCACTGTGTGTGAAAGGACGGTTTGGATATGATACGATCCACAGTCCGAACCGCCTGCAAGCTCCGTTGATCAGAAAAGACGGTGAACTGGTCGAAGCGGACTGGGATGAAGCCCTTGATCTTATCGCAGAGAAATTCACGGCAATCAAGGCCGAAAATGGCCCTGATTCGCTGGGTGCTTTAAGCTCAGCACGCTGTATCAATGAAGACAATTACCTGATGCAAAAACTGATGCGCGCAGTGATCGGAACTAATAACATCGATCATTGCGCCCGGACCTGACACGCTCCCTCTGTGGCCGGTCTGGCCACTTCATTTGGCTCGGGAGCTATGACGAACTCAATTGGTGAAATACCGCATTCTAAGGTTATTTTTGTGATCGGTTCCAATACGACTGAAGCTCATCCCGTCATCGGCGGCAAGATTAAGCAGGCAGTACGCAACGGCTGCAGACTGATTGTGGCCGATCCGAGGGGAATCGAGCTGACCGGGTTCGCCGAAGTCTGGATGCGGCTGCGGCCCGGAACAGACATCACGCTGGTCAACGGGCTGATGCATATCATTCTGAATCAGGGATGGGAAGATCGTTCCTTTATTGAAAAAAGAACGGAAGGATATGAAGGACTGAAGGTGATCCTTCCCAAATATACGCCCGAGTATGTCAGCAGGGTTACCGGGGTTCAGGAGGAACTTCTTTATCAGGCTGCGGAGATCTATGCTACAGCCGAAAGTGCCCAGATCTTCTATACACTGGGCATTACCGAGCATATCACCGGTACGGACAATGTGATGTCCCTGGCCAACCTTGCCATGCTGACCGGCAATCTTGGCAAAGAAAATTCCGGCGTCAATCCGCTGCGGGGACAAAACAATGTCCAGGGAGCCTGTGATATGGGCGCGCTGCCGAACTTCTTCCCGGGATATCAGAAAGTGGAAGACGAAAAAGCAAGAGACAAATTTGAAAAGGTCTGGGGAGTACCTTTAAACCCGAACAAAGGGTACATGATCCCGGATATGTTTGAAGCCTCTCTTAAAGGGAAGCTGAAAGCAATGTATATCATGGGTGAGGACCCGGTTTCAACGGATGCGGATGCCCACCATGTACGCAAGGGACTACAGGCACTTGACTTTCTGGTTGTCCAGGATATCTTCCTTACCGAGACAGCCAAACTGGCCGATGTCGTGCTTCCCGGCGTGAGCTACGCGGAAAAAACCGGAACATTTACGAATACCGAACGCCGCGTGCAAATGGTCAATAAAGCGGTTGAGCCTGCTGAAGGCGCCAAACCAGACTGGCAGATTATCAGTGCCATTGCCAATAGAATGGGTTCTGATTTCAACTATCATTCGACGGCAGATATCATGAATGAGGTTTCTTCACTGGCACCGCAGTACGCGGGTATTTCGCACGAACGTCTCGGAACGCATGGCCTGCAGTGGCCGGTTACCTGTGAGACTCATCCGGGTACTCCAATCCTGCATATGGATGGCTGCACGCGGGGCAATGGGCTGTTTATGCCAATTGAAGCCAGAGTTTCGGATGAGCTGCCGGATAAGGATTATCCTTTCCTGCTCAGTACCGGACGCAAACTGAGCCACTATAACATCTCGACGCGCTATTCAGACGTGTTAAGTGCTTATTCGGCAGAAGAATTCGCCGAGGTCAACCCTGAAGATGCCAGGAACCTAAATGTCTGTGACGGTGAGAAGGTCAGGGTCTCCTCACGCCGGGGTGAAGTGGATACAAAGGTCAGGGTAACGGACAAAGTTCCGCCCGGAATGATCTTCATGACGTTCCACTATGTGGACTCCCCGGTCAACGTTCTGACGAACGCAGCTTGCGATAAGGTCTCGGGTACGTACGAATACAAGGTGTGTGCAGTTAGAATTTCGAAGTAA
- a CDS encoding P-II family nitrogen regulator: protein MKKIEAVIRSNKLDQVEKALSNLGISGITVSQVLGWGRQKGNITEVYRGTEVSVRLLPKVKLEIIVNDSESESVQETIRENALTGKFGDGVIWVTAVEDFRRIRTGENFLD, encoded by the coding sequence ATGAAAAAGATTGAGGCAGTAATTCGCAGCAATAAACTTGACCAAGTGGAAAAGGCGCTTAGTAATTTGGGAATCAGCGGGATTACCGTATCTCAGGTACTTGGCTGGGGAAGGCAGAAAGGGAATATCACCGAGGTTTACCGCGGAACGGAAGTATCCGTCCGGCTGCTGCCCAAAGTCAAACTCGAAATCATTGTCAATGATTCGGAAAGTGAAAGCGTTCAGGAAACCATCAGGGAGAATGCCCTAACCGGTAAATTTGGCGACGGCGTCATCTGGGTGACCGCTGTTGAGGACTTTCGCCGGATCCGTACCGGAGAAAATTTTCTTGATTAA
- the groES gene encoding co-chaperone GroES, which yields MKLKPLADRVIIKAVPSEERTKSGIIMPDTAKEKPQEGEVIAVGPGKVEKGERIPMEVNVGDRVIYSKYAGTEVKYDGNEYLILREADIQAVIG from the coding sequence ATGAAACTCAAACCGTTGGCTGACAGGGTAATTATTAAAGCGGTCCCGTCTGAGGAAAGAACTAAGAGCGGGATCATTATGCCCGACACCGCAAAAGAAAAGCCTCAGGAAGGCGAAGTGATTGCCGTAGGTCCTGGAAAAGTTGAAAAAGGGGAAAGAATCCCAATGGAAGTTAACGTCGGCGACCGCGTGATTTATTCTAAATATGCCGGCACAGAAGTTAAATATGACGGAAACGAATATTTGATTTTAAGAGAAGCCGATATTCAGGCAGTCATTGGTTAA
- a CDS encoding ArsR/SmtB family transcription factor has protein sequence MLTYKDNLVYFEEKADILKVLSHPVRLCIVKGLMENGENNVMSMQNCLSIPQSTISQHLSALRNKGIIRGRREGLEVFYSVQNPLVKKLIHLMFFE, from the coding sequence TTGTTGACTTATAAGGATAATCTGGTTTATTTCGAAGAAAAGGCGGATATATTAAAAGTACTTTCCCACCCTGTCCGGCTTTGCATTGTCAAAGGCCTGATGGAAAATGGGGAAAACAATGTAATGAGCATGCAGAATTGTCTGAGTATTCCGCAGTCGACAATTTCTCAGCACCTATCTGCGTTGAGAAATAAGGGGATCATAAGGGGTAGACGCGAAGGACTCGAGGTTTTTTACTCGGTTCAGAATCCGCTAGTGAAAAAGCTGATCCATCTGATGTTTTTCGAATGA